One Ricinus communis isolate WT05 ecotype wild-type chromosome 2, ASM1957865v1, whole genome shotgun sequence DNA segment encodes these proteins:
- the LOC107261195 gene encoding uncharacterized protein LOC107261195: MASSVKFHRVTKAKAQVMMEEMHKEVCGPHMNGIVLTRKIICQGYYWLTMEKDCIALVRKYHECQLYNDLSHVPPSEVHNLTSPWPFIAWGIDIIGEIKSPLNGHRYIVVVIDFFSNWVKAKSFTTVGARQMAKFIERNLIYRYGVPHHVVTDNGVQFMGKTANLLAKYKIEHHRSSLYRPKANGAAEADKKKLKKILLMMVGITRIVILVTLCTLGISND; the protein is encoded by the coding sequence ATGGCTTCAAGTGTCAAATTTCATCGTGTTACTAAGGCAAAAGCACAAGTAATGATGGAAGAAATGCACAAAGAAGTATGTGGGCCTCATATGAATGGCATAGTGTTGACTAGGAAAATCATATGTCAAGGCTATTACTGGTTAACGATGGAAAAGGATTGCATAGCTTTAGTAAGGAAATACCATGAGTGCCAGCTTTACAATGACCTAAGTCATGTACCTCCGAGTGAGGTGCATAACTTAACATCTCCATGGCCTTTTATAGCCTGGGGAATTGATATCATCGGAGAAATTAAATCTCCTTTAAATGGGCATAGGTACATAGTAGTAGTAATTGACTTTTTCTCCAATTGGGTTAAAGCTAAGTCATTTACTACTGTAGGGGCAAGACAAATGGCTAAGTTTATAGAAAGGAATCTGATCTACAGATATGGAGTCCCACATCACGTTGTGACAGATAATGGGGTGCAGTTCATGGGCAAAACTGCGAACTTATTAGCAAAATACAAGATTGAGCATCATAGGTCTTCTCTATACAGACCAAAAGCAAATGGAGCGGCGGAAGCAGATAAGAAGAAGTTAAAGAAAATTCTCTTAATGATGGTTGGAATCACAAGGATTGTCATTTTGGTTACCCTTTGCACTTTGGGGATATCGAATGATTGA
- the LOC8258089 gene encoding transcription repressor OFP17: protein MKMKALVAFKSKLVKPCRKLLLTFRFKIRKPVFIRSLRFRASRSKTGTRPVRNWFLTVLHSVFCPAKQSREMNRLAELKSVSKAEHEKKLFPSPLTPAYITASRTAMRESFMGSEDVEDACRSFENYLVEMIVEEGKVRDLMDVEELLYCWKNLKCPVFIDLVCRFYGELCKDLFLPEDDNDVDSSK from the coding sequence ATGAAAATGAAAGCATTAGTTGCCTTCAAATCCAAGCTTGTGAAACCATGCAGAAAACTACTTTTAACCTTTAGGTTCAAGATCAGGAAACCTGTCTTTATAAGATCTCTTCGGTTTCGTGCTTCCCGCAGCAAGACTGGAACAAGGCCTGTAAGAAACTGGTTTCTTACGGTCTTACATTCAGTTTTCTGTCCGGCTAAGCAGTCGAGGGAAATGAACAGGCTTGCGGAGCTTAAGAGTGTCTCCAAAGCAGAGCACGAGAAAAAGCTATTTCCATCACCTCTTACACCTGCTTATATAACGGCCAGTAGAACCGCCATGAGGGAAAGCTTCATGGGCAGTGAAGATGTGGAAGATGCATGCAGAAGTTTCGAGAActatttggtggagatgattgttgaagaaggaaaagtGAGGGATTTGATGGATGTAGAAGAGCTTCTCTACTGCTGGAAGAATCTGAAGTGCCCCGTCTTCATTGATTTGGTGTGTAGATTCTATGGAGAGCTCTGCAAGGACCTGTTTCTTCCAGAGGATGACAATGATGTTGATAGTTCCAAGTAA